The Flavobacterium piscisymbiosum genome includes a region encoding these proteins:
- a CDS encoding thioredoxin family protein, which yields MARTPSNMLPLGTIAPDFKLKDTNSNNDYSFEDLKGSKGTLVIFICNHCPFVLHVINEIVMIANDYRVQGLGVVAISSNDVEKYPQDSPELMTEFAFQNKIDFPYLYDESQEVAKGFDAACTPDFYLFDDQDKLFYRGQLDDSRPGNGIPLSGTDLRSAIDALIYNRSLKEPQKPSIGCNIKWK from the coding sequence ATGGCACGCACTCCTTCGAATATGTTACCTCTTGGAACAATTGCTCCAGACTTTAAACTAAAAGATACTAATTCTAATAATGACTATTCATTTGAAGATTTAAAGGGATCAAAGGGAACATTAGTCATTTTTATTTGCAATCATTGTCCGTTTGTACTTCATGTTATTAACGAAATCGTGATGATTGCTAATGATTATCGTGTTCAGGGACTTGGTGTTGTTGCCATTTCTAGTAACGATGTCGAAAAATACCCGCAGGATTCGCCAGAATTAATGACTGAGTTTGCTTTTCAAAACAAAATAGATTTTCCTTATTTATATGATGAAAGCCAGGAAGTTGCCAAAGGTTTTGATGCGGCATGTACTCCTGATTTCTATTTATTTGATGATCAGGACAAATTGTTTTACCGTGGCCAGCTGGATGATTCAAGACCCGGAAACGGAATCCCTTTAAGCGGAACGGATCTTCGAAGCGCTATTGATGCTCTGATTTATAACAGAAGTTTAAAAGAGCCGCAAAAGCCAAGTATTGGATGCAATATCAAATGGAAATAA
- a CDS encoding cytochrome c, which produces MKSKILILAAVTLLLVSCGTQKTASVATTEPVPVFDTTKTVALTPELEAGKNLYENSCARCHKLYDAKKFTQEEWKPILTRMQKKAKLDDTQMASISNYITSQL; this is translated from the coding sequence ATGAAATCAAAAATCTTAATCCTTGCGGCTGTAACATTACTTTTAGTTTCGTGCGGAACTCAAAAAACGGCTTCGGTTGCAACAACAGAACCTGTGCCAGTATTCGATACGACAAAAACCGTAGCATTAACTCCAGAGTTAGAAGCAGGTAAAAACTTGTATGAAAACAGTTGTGCGAGATGTCATAAATTGTATGACGCGAAGAAATTTACTCAGGAAGAGTGGAAACCAATTTTAACAAGGATGCAGAAAAAAGCGAAGTTAGATGATACTCAGATGGCTTCGATTTCAAATTATATCACTTCTCAATTGTAA
- a CDS encoding GreA/GreB family elongation factor translates to MKPTPTFCKTDYHFLRELISKSKNSTNAKEANQLSQELDRAVISKESELDNSIIRINSYVTIEDVKAKKQMKIQIVLPSYADLKQSKISILAPLSVAIIGFKENDEVDWELPAGIKTLKIVAVNNIAEENS, encoded by the coding sequence ATGAAACCAACACCCACTTTCTGTAAAACAGATTATCATTTTTTAAGAGAATTGATATCAAAAAGTAAAAACTCAACAAATGCTAAAGAAGCGAATCAGCTTTCGCAAGAATTAGACCGAGCGGTAATTAGCAAAGAAAGCGAACTGGACAACTCGATTATAAGAATCAATTCTTATGTCACGATCGAAGATGTAAAAGCAAAGAAACAAATGAAAATTCAGATCGTTTTGCCTTCATATGCAGATTTAAAACAAAGCAAAATTTCGATACTCGCACCTTTAAGTGTTGCTATTATTGGATTTAAAGAAAATGATGAAGTCGATTGGGAACTACCTGCCGGAATAAAAACACTAAAAATAGTTGCAGTTAATAATATAGCTGAAGAAAACTCTTAA
- a CDS encoding peptidylprolyl isomerase → MENGIYAKFNTSKGSILVKLTHDLTPGTVGNFVALAEGNMENKVKPQGQKFYDGLTFHRVIPDFMIQGGCPKGTGTGDPGYKFDDEFHPSLKHDRPGVLAMANSGPASNGSQFYITHVPTSWLDGKHTVFGHVIEGQDIVDAVAQGDALESVEIIRVGEEAEKFNAIEAFVGLKGARLKRDAALKAESEAKMEQLAAGFDKTESGLRYKMINKGEGKKAEAGKTVAVHYEGSLENGKVFDSSYPRKKPIEFRLGQGQVIEGWDEGIALLQVGDKARFVIPSDLAYGAAGAGGVIPPHATLIFDVELMEVK, encoded by the coding sequence TCAACACTAGTAAAGGTTCGATTTTAGTAAAACTAACTCACGATTTAACACCGGGAACTGTAGGGAATTTTGTAGCTCTTGCAGAAGGAAATATGGAAAATAAAGTAAAACCTCAAGGACAAAAGTTCTATGACGGATTAACTTTTCACAGAGTAATTCCTGATTTCATGATTCAGGGTGGATGCCCAAAAGGAACTGGAACTGGAGATCCTGGATATAAATTTGATGATGAATTTCACCCAAGTTTAAAGCACGATCGTCCGGGAGTTTTGGCAATGGCAAATTCAGGACCTGCAAGTAACGGTTCTCAATTTTATATCACTCACGTTCCAACTTCTTGGTTAGACGGAAAACACACTGTTTTTGGTCATGTTATCGAAGGTCAGGATATCGTTGATGCTGTAGCTCAAGGTGATGCTTTAGAAAGTGTTGAGATCATTAGAGTTGGAGAAGAAGCTGAAAAATTTAATGCTATTGAAGCTTTTGTAGGTCTAAAAGGTGCTCGTCTAAAAAGAGATGCAGCTTTAAAAGCAGAATCTGAAGCAAAAATGGAGCAATTGGCTGCTGGTTTTGATAAAACAGAAAGCGGTTTACGTTATAAAATGATTAATAAAGGTGAAGGTAAAAAAGCTGAAGCGGGTAAAACTGTTGCAGTTCATTACGAAGGATCTTTAGAAAACGGAAAAGTTTTTGATTCATCTTATCCACGTAAAAAACCAATCGAATTTAGATTAGGTCAGGGACAAGTTATCGAAGGATGGGACGAAGGTATTGCTTTATTACAAGTAGGTGACAAAGCTCGTTTCGTAATCCCGTCTGACTTAGCTTACGGAGCTGCAGGAGCAGGAGGAGTTATCCCGCCACACGCGACTTTGATTTTTGACGTTGAATTAATGGAAGTAAAATAA